The Primulina eburnea isolate SZY01 chromosome 8, ASM2296580v1, whole genome shotgun sequence genome contains a region encoding:
- the LOC140838575 gene encoding prohibitin-1, mitochondrial-like, with protein MNFSNVKVPKMPGGGAISALIKLGVVAGIGVYGVANSLYNVDGGHRAIVFNRIIGVKEKVYPEGTHLIIPWFERPTIYDVRARPHLVESTSGSRDLQMVKIGLRVLTRPLPDQLPTIYRTLGENYNERVLPSIIHETLKTVVAQYNASQLITQRENVSREIRKILTERAANFNMALDDVSITSLTFGKEFTAAIEAKQVAAQEAERAKFVVDKAEQDKRSAIIRAQGEAASAQLIGQAIANNPAFITLRRIEASKEISHTLAFSTNRVYLNSDELLLNLHDLNK; from the exons ATGAATTTTAGCAACGTTAAGGTTCCGAAGATGCCTGGAGGAGGTGCTATCTCTGCCTTGATCAAACTTGGAGTTGTTGCGGGGATTGGCGTCTATGGAGTGGCAAACAGTCTCTACAATGTTGATGGAGGTCACCGAGCCATTGTTTTCAACCGTATCATTGGGGTCAAAGAGAAG GTGTATCCAGAAGGGACACACTTGATAATCCCATGGTTTGAAAGGCCAACCATATATGATGTTCGAGCACGACCACATCTAGTGGAGAGCACTTCAGGCAGTCGTGACCTTCAGATG GTAAAAATTGGTCTTCGGGTTCTCACTCGTCCTTTGCCGGACCAGTTACCCACCATTTATCGAACCCTTGGTGAGAACTATAATGAGAGGGTCCTGCCTTCAATTATCCACGAGACTCTCAAAACTGTAGTTGCCCAATACAATGCTAGCCAGCTTATCACCCAGAGAGAG AATGTTAGTAGAGAAATACGAAAAATATTGACTGAAAGAGCAGCCAACTTCAACATGGCATTGGATGATGTGTCCATTACTAGCCTAACCTTTGGAAAGGAATTCACTGCTGCAATTGAAGCCAAACAAGTAGCTGCACAAGAGGCTGAGAGGGCCAAGTTTGTTGTCGATAAGGCTGAGCAAGACAAACGAAGTGCTATCATTCGAGCACAG GGAGAGGCTGCAAGTGCCCAGCTGATTGGTCAAGCCATTGCCAACAATCCGGCATTTATAACGCTTAGAAGAATTGAAGCATCTAAAGAAATTTCACATACTCTAGCATTCTCAACCAATAGGGTGTACTTGAACTCTGATGAGTTGCTGCTGAACCTTCATGATCTGAACAAGTAA
- the LOC140838576 gene encoding fasciclin-like arabinogalactan protein 9 — protein MAAPSASSLLALSLTTLLASLLFIPAAYAQSAPAPTAPEPIDIFAILQKAGQYDTFSRLLNETSTGNQINNQVNNSKEGMTVFAPTDNAFQNLPTGTLNNLSDQQKVQLLLYHILPKCYTLQNFQTISNPVRTLATGQDGRPFGLNFTSQANQLNVSTGIVEVQIYNTVRKDCPLAVYQVDKVLLPVEFTEPSPPAASPAPKTGGGAAGNGTSSAAPATPADNGSGAGKMGFGLGLASGILFLCMWILI, from the coding sequence ATGGCGGCTCCGTCGGCTTCCTCTCTCCTCGCCCTCTCTCTAACTACGCTCCTAGCCTCCCTCCTTTTCATCCCTGCCGCCTACGCTCAGTCTGCCCCAGCCCCCACCGCCCCGGAGCCGATCGACATCTTCGCGATCCTCCAAAAGGCGGGCCAATACGACACCTTTTCTCGCCTCTTGAACGAAACTTCGACGGGCAACCAAATCAACAACCAAGTCAACAATTCCAAAGAGGGGATGACCGTCTTCGCCCCCACGGACAACGCATTTCAAAACCTCCCCACAGGAACCTTAAACAACCTTAGCGATCAACAAAAGGTGCAGCTCCTGCTCTACCATATTCTTCCAAAGTGCTACACTTTGCAGAACTTTCAAACAATCAGCAACCCTGTGAGGACCCTGGCCACCGGGCAGGACGGCCGTCCTTTCGGGCTCAATTTCACCAGCCAAGCCAATCAGTTGAACGTGTCCACGGGGATCGTCGAAGTTCAGATATACAATACGGTGAGAAAAGACTGTCCTTTGGCGGTTTACCAAGTGGACAAGGTTTTACTGCCCGTAGAGTTTACTGAACCCAGTCCTCCGGCTGCTTCTCCAGCGCCAAAGACAGGCGGTGGTGCCGCCGGAAATGGTACTTCTTCTGCGGCGCCAGCTACACCAGCTGATAATGGTAGTGGTGCAGGGAAGATGGGATTTGGATTGGGTTTAGCTTCTGGGATTTTGTTCTTGTGCATGTGGATACTGATATAA
- the LOC140838578 gene encoding trans-resveratrol di-O-methyltransferase-like, which produces MAFPDKTSSSEQLLDAHGHVWNQIFNFINSMSLKCAIQLGLFDIVHKHGKPITLTELIHALPIHRQKSHGVDRLMRILIHSKFFVKVSIPDKEEKEGYWLTPASRLLLTDHPSSVAPFALAQLDPLVIDSWHYVGDWFQNDTPTPFANAHGKAFWELAEHEPRMNQFFNEGMASDAHFVASIITRDCKHVFEGLKSIVDVGGGTGTLAKFIGDAFPGLKCIVLDLPHVVAGLEGTDNLTFVGGDMFDFVPPAEAVFLKWILHDWNDEECIKILLKCKEAIHKKENGGKVIIVDMVLMEDERMKEHEATETQFFFDMLMMTMATGKERNETQWRELFLAAGFTRYKFTPCLGLRSLIEIFP; this is translated from the exons ATGGCCTTCCCTGACAAGACTTCTTCGTCTGAGCAACTCCTTGATGCTCATGGTCATGTGTGGAATCAAATTTTCAATTTCATAAACTCCATGTCTCTGAAATGTGCGATTCAACTTGGCTTATTTGATATTGTCCACAAACATGGCAAACCAATCACACTCACTGAATTAATCCATGCACTCCCGATCCACAGACAAAAATCCCACGGTGTGGATCGTCTCATGCGCATTTTAATCCATTCGAAGTTCTTCGTCAAGGTCTCTATCCCCGACAAGGAAGAAAAAGAGGGTTACTGGCTAACACCGGCCTCTCGTCTCCTCTTGACAGACCATCCCTCGAGCGTAGCACCATTTGCACTAGCCCAACTCGACCCACTTGTAATAGATTCATGGCATTATGTGGGAGACTGGTTTCAAAACGACACTCCCACGCCATTCGCCAACGCTCATGGCAAGGCGTTTTGGGAGCTTGCAGAGCACGAGCCGCGGATGAATCAGTTCTTTAATGAAGGAATGGCTAGTGATGCACATTTTGTGGCTAGCATTATTACTAGAGATTGCAAGCATGTCTTTGAAGGTTTAAAATCTATTGTAGACGTTGGGGGAGGCACAGGGACCCTGGCTAAGTTTATTGGTGATGCGTTCCCTGGGTTGAAATGTATTGTGCTGGATCTTCCTCATGTCGTTGCGGGCTTGGAAGGGACGGATAACTTGACCTTTGTTGGAGGAGACATGTTTGATTTTGTTCCTCCTGCTGAGGCTGTGTTCCTCAAG TGGATATTGCACGATTGGAATGATGAAGAGTGCATTAAAATATTGCTGAAATGCAAAGAAGCAATTCACAAGAAAGAAAATGGAGGAAAAGTGATAATAGTTGATATGGTTCTGATGGAGGATGAGAGGATGAAAGAGCACGAAGCAACTGAAACTCAGTTCTTCTTTGATATGTTGATGATGACTATGGCCACTGGAAAAGAGAGAAATGAGACGCAATGGAGAGAACTCTTTTTGGCAGCTGGTTTCACGAGATACAAATTTACTCCTTGTTTGGGACTGCGATCGTTGATTGAGATTTTTCCATAA